A window from Chitinophaga filiformis encodes these proteins:
- a CDS encoding YHS domain-containing protein produces MTMRQLQHISYTLLLAALMTACGNSGTKPAHDSGASTPQPAEHAPAQDAVIAGKLPDPVCGMPYDTMYKEWSVYQNDTIHFCSPTCKRVFDKNPEKYAGKLGL; encoded by the coding sequence ATGACGATGAGACAACTACAGCACATCTCCTATACACTTCTGCTGGCGGCATTAATGACTGCCTGTGGCAATTCCGGCACAAAGCCTGCACACGACAGTGGTGCCAGCACTCCCCAACCTGCGGAGCATGCGCCAGCGCAGGATGCGGTTATTGCGGGCAAACTACCGGACCCGGTATGTGGTATGCCTTATGATACGATGTATAAAGAATGGAGTGTATATCAGAATGACACCATTCACTTTTGTTCCCCCACCTGCAAGCGTGTATTTGATAAGAATCCGGAGAAGTATGCAGGTAAACTGGGACTGTAA
- a CDS encoding M13 family metallopeptidase yields MKSTYALHLPLLAAVSLMAACNNNTTKQTQAGPDTTKVPAFEVSSIDSTAKPCDDFDQFVNGNWKKNNPIPSTESRWGAFNVLDKENKEVRLKGIILALAEQKDLKKGTEEQQISDFYRSFLDTATIEKLGISPLQPYLDKINGIQNLSDFAKVSGELEMLGIPGVVNFGIDADGRNSKMNAVYQVQDGLSLGERSYYERPDSSTAEVRKEFVNHINKQFSQAGFKDADPGKTILDFETKVAKLQLTNVELRDPVATYNKAHYSELKKLAPEFDWDVFTGAQGIKTDTLILQNKPYLKNVSALLKSTSPETLKTWLRWQVLSHFASYLPKPIDDENFHFFATVMRGAKQQRPRLERAIRATDGIMGMPLGKVFAKKYFPESSKQKVSEMIENVRAVYGQRIDSLTWMSAATKEMAHKKLASFTYKIGYPDKWKDYSTIDIKPGTLIENLVSAAHYGHKEALDKIGKPVDKSEWGMTPQTVNAYYNPLNNEVVFPAGILQPPFFNADADDAINYGGIIAVIGHEFTHGFDDQGSQYDADGNLKNWWTDADRKNFMALAKRYIDYFSSIEVQKGFYINGALTIGENIADLGGLTLAYSALEKSLKGKPEPALIDGFNWKQRFFLGWAQVWHANTTEAALRNQIQTDPHSPARDRINGPLPHLKAFADAWGCTGGSKMCLPDDKRVVIW; encoded by the coding sequence ATGAAGAGCACATACGCTTTACATCTTCCATTGCTGGCAGCTGTATCCCTTATGGCCGCCTGTAACAACAACACCACAAAACAAACACAGGCAGGACCAGACACAACCAAAGTCCCCGCGTTCGAAGTAAGTTCAATTGATTCAACCGCAAAGCCTTGCGATGATTTTGACCAGTTTGTAAATGGCAACTGGAAGAAGAACAATCCTATACCTTCAACAGAAAGCCGCTGGGGTGCTTTCAATGTACTTGATAAGGAAAATAAAGAAGTACGGTTAAAAGGTATCATTCTTGCCCTGGCAGAGCAAAAAGACCTGAAGAAAGGGACAGAAGAGCAGCAGATCTCTGATTTTTACCGCTCATTCCTGGATACTGCCACTATCGAAAAACTGGGTATAAGTCCGCTGCAGCCTTACCTTGATAAGATCAACGGCATCCAGAACCTTTCCGACTTTGCAAAAGTATCCGGCGAACTGGAAATGCTCGGTATTCCCGGCGTTGTAAACTTTGGCATTGATGCGGATGGTCGTAACAGTAAGATGAATGCCGTGTACCAGGTACAGGATGGCCTGAGTCTTGGTGAAAGAAGCTATTATGAAAGGCCTGACTCCAGCACAGCAGAAGTGCGTAAAGAGTTTGTGAACCACATTAACAAGCAATTCTCACAGGCAGGTTTCAAAGATGCCGATCCGGGCAAGACTATCCTTGACTTTGAAACCAAAGTAGCCAAGCTGCAGCTCACCAATGTAGAATTGCGTGATCCTGTTGCTACCTACAACAAAGCACATTACAGCGAATTAAAGAAACTGGCCCCTGAATTTGACTGGGATGTGTTTACAGGTGCACAGGGTATCAAAACCGATACGTTGATCCTTCAGAACAAACCGTATCTGAAAAATGTATCTGCACTCTTAAAGAGCACTTCCCCGGAAACACTCAAGACCTGGCTGCGCTGGCAGGTATTATCGCATTTTGCCAGCTATCTGCCTAAACCGATAGATGACGAGAATTTCCACTTCTTTGCGACTGTAATGCGCGGCGCCAAACAACAGCGTCCCCGCCTGGAACGCGCTATCCGTGCTACTGATGGTATCATGGGTATGCCGCTGGGAAAAGTATTTGCCAAGAAATATTTCCCTGAAAGCTCCAAACAGAAGGTATCTGAAATGATCGAGAACGTACGTGCCGTATATGGACAGCGTATCGACAGCCTGACCTGGATGAGCGCTGCCACCAAAGAGATGGCCCACAAGAAACTGGCATCCTTCACATACAAGATCGGTTATCCTGACAAATGGAAGGATTATTCCACTATCGATATCAAACCAGGTACCCTGATCGAGAACCTCGTTTCGGCCGCCCATTATGGTCATAAAGAAGCGCTCGATAAGATCGGTAAACCCGTAGATAAAAGCGAATGGGGCATGACGCCTCAGACGGTAAATGCATATTACAACCCGCTGAACAACGAAGTGGTATTCCCTGCCGGTATTCTCCAGCCTCCTTTCTTCAATGCTGATGCAGACGATGCCATTAACTATGGGGGCATCATCGCGGTGATCGGTCACGAGTTCACCCATGGTTTTGATGACCAGGGGTCTCAGTACGATGCTGACGGTAACCTGAAGAACTGGTGGACAGATGCCGACCGTAAAAACTTCATGGCGCTGGCCAAACGTTATATCGACTATTTCAGCAGCATTGAGGTACAGAAAGGTTTCTATATCAACGGCGCACTGACCATCGGTGAAAATATTGCTGACCTGGGTGGTCTGACCCTCGCCTACAGTGCACTGGAGAAATCCCTGAAAGGCAAACCTGAGCCGGCCCTGATTGACGGCTTTAACTGGAAACAGCGTTTCTTCCTGGGATGGGCGCAGGTATGGCATGCCAACACTACAGAAGCTGCTCTGCGTAACCAGATACAGACAGATCCGCATTCTCCGGCCAGGGACCGCATCAACGGCCCTCTGCCTCACCTGAAAGCTTTTGCTGATGCCTGGGGTTGCACCGGCGGCAGCAAAATGTGCCTGCCTGACGACAAACGTGTCGTGATCTGGTAA